The following are from one region of the Sandaracinus amylolyticus genome:
- a CDS encoding ATP synthase F0 subunit B: protein MPSTLPALLLSGGAVIDLDGSLLIQLLIFFVAFELLRRLVFRPMIALFDAREAAIDGAKREARSLETEAEEKLKAFESEMKKVRAEAAADRDSIRQDAQRLERELLAKARVEADGMLGDATAKMQSDATAIRADMKKTVPALAGQIAEKLLGRKAA from the coding sequence ATGCCGTCCACTCTTCCTGCCCTGCTCCTCTCCGGAGGCGCGGTGATCGATCTCGACGGGTCGCTGCTGATCCAGCTGCTGATCTTCTTCGTCGCGTTCGAGCTCCTGCGCCGCTTGGTGTTCCGCCCGATGATCGCGCTCTTCGATGCGCGGGAGGCGGCGATCGACGGAGCGAAGCGCGAGGCGCGCTCGCTCGAGACCGAGGCCGAGGAGAAGCTCAAGGCCTTCGAGTCCGAGATGAAGAAGGTGCGCGCCGAGGCCGCGGCCGATCGCGACTCGATCCGCCAGGACGCGCAGCGCCTCGAGCGCGAGCTGCTCGCGAAGGCGCGCGTCGAGGCCGACGGGATGCTCGGCGACGCGACCGCGAAGATGCAGTCCGACGCGACGGCCATCCGCGCCGACATGAAGAAGACCGTGCCCGCGCTCGCGGGTCAGATCGCCGAGAAGCTGCTCGGCAGGAAGGCAGCCTGA
- the atpH gene encoding ATP synthase F1 subunit delta: MIASGVAKRYAKALFELASEQKTVETIGKGLADVAGALESSVELRGVLENPKYLPETKKQVVRGIAERAGAPAMLVNALMMLTERGRLEHLRAISDAYQSMAEAQAGRLRAEVISATQLPESYYAELERTLSEATGRKVQLVRRTDPSLIGGVVAKVGDVVFDGSIKNRLRDIRHQLLVAASPQGRA; encoded by the coding sequence GTGATCGCGTCGGGAGTCGCCAAGCGCTACGCAAAGGCTCTCTTCGAGCTCGCGAGCGAGCAGAAGACGGTCGAGACCATCGGGAAGGGGCTGGCCGACGTGGCGGGCGCGCTCGAGTCCAGCGTGGAGCTGCGCGGTGTGCTCGAGAACCCGAAGTACCTGCCCGAGACCAAGAAGCAGGTCGTGCGCGGCATCGCCGAGCGCGCCGGCGCGCCCGCGATGCTCGTGAACGCGCTGATGATGCTGACCGAGCGCGGCCGCCTCGAGCACCTGCGCGCGATCTCGGACGCGTACCAGTCGATGGCCGAGGCCCAGGCAGGACGCCTGCGCGCCGAGGTGATCAGCGCGACGCAGCTGCCCGAGAGCTACTACGCCGAGCTCGAGCGCACGCTCTCCGAGGCGACCGGTCGCAAGGTGCAGCTCGTGCGCCGCACCGATCCCTCGCTCATCGGCGGCGTCGTCGCGAAGGTCGGCGACGTCGTGTTCGACGGCTCGATCAAGAACCGTCTCCGTGACATCCGCCACCAGCTCCTGGTGGCTGCTTCCCCGCAGGGTCGCGCCTGA
- a CDS encoding ATP synthase F0 subunit B, with translation MRTLRMWLLAAMLGLSVPAIASAQDHGEHGAPAEHGDAHGEGHGDAHGEHGGEHHAEINTFELGGSIVNFALLLLVLFLLMRKSLPEFLRNRRASVVEGMEEAKRVKEEAETKYKEYSARIDNLDAELDRLREEMRRAGMDERDRIVADASKRAEKMRDEARFLIEQQMKQLREDLTREAIEAAVAAAESMLVQSTNAQDQERLAKDYLGTIRTSLAEKVQEKRL, from the coding sequence ATGCGCACGCTGCGGATGTGGCTGCTCGCGGCGATGCTGGGCCTCTCGGTCCCGGCGATCGCGAGCGCTCAGGATCACGGCGAGCACGGCGCGCCTGCGGAGCACGGTGACGCGCACGGCGAAGGCCACGGCGACGCGCACGGCGAGCACGGCGGCGAGCACCACGCGGAGATCAACACGTTCGAGCTCGGTGGCTCGATCGTCAACTTCGCGCTCCTGCTGCTCGTCCTCTTCCTCCTGATGCGGAAGTCGCTGCCCGAGTTCCTCCGCAACCGCCGCGCGTCGGTGGTCGAGGGCATGGAAGAGGCGAAGCGCGTCAAGGAAGAGGCGGAGACGAAGTACAAGGAGTACTCGGCCCGCATCGACAACCTCGACGCCGAGCTCGATCGCCTCCGCGAGGAGATGCGCCGCGCCGGCATGGACGAGCGCGATCGCATCGTCGCCGACGCGAGCAAGCGCGCCGAGAAGATGCGCGACGAAGCGCGCTTCCTGATCGAGCAGCAGATGAAGCAGCTCCGCGAGGACCTGACGCGCGAGGCGATCGAGGCCGCGGTCGCGGCCGCCGAGTCGATGCTCGTGCAGTCGACGAACGCGCAGGACCAGGAGCGCCTCGCGAAGGACTACCTCGGCACGATTCGCACCTCGCTCGCCGAGAAGGTGCAGGAGAAGCGGCTGTGA